A genomic region of Arachis stenosperma cultivar V10309 chromosome 9, arast.V10309.gnm1.PFL2, whole genome shotgun sequence contains the following coding sequences:
- the LOC130947271 gene encoding uncharacterized protein LOC130947271 isoform X2, with translation MEFVNRIVESARKASNNNTVINVCLAASFMVLAGRSFHQQKIIEALETEKASLVKSNKDIKRTLWNWKQQLYAEATSDDALVPLHRLKAIYGETPHSTAVIVVDSQ, from the exons ATGGAGTTTGTTAATAGGATAGTTGAAAGTGCAAGGAAAGCTTCGAACAACAATACGGTGATCAATGTTTGTCTCGCTGCTTCGTTTATGGTGCTGGCTGGTAGATCATTCCATCAGCAAAAAATAATTGAGGCTCTGGAGACTGAGAAAGCATCTCTTGTAAAATCAAATAAGGATATTAAAAGGACTCTTTGGAATTGGAAGCAGCAGCTCTACGCAGAAGCCACGAGCGACGACGCCCTCGTACCACTGCATAGGCTCAAGGCCATCTACGGCGAAACCCCGCATTCTACAGCCG TTATTGTTGTAGATTcacaatga
- the LOC130947271 gene encoding uncharacterized protein LOC130947271 isoform X1, with amino-acid sequence MEFVNRIVESARKASNNNTVINVCLAASFMVLAGRSFHQQKIIEALETEKASLVKSNKDIKRTLWNWKQQLYAEATSDDALVPLHRLKAIYGETPHSTAGVAVNEDANSASLSKFVA; translated from the exons ATGGAGTTTGTTAATAGGATAGTTGAAAGTGCAAGGAAAGCTTCGAACAACAATACGGTGATCAATGTTTGTCTCGCTGCTTCGTTTATGGTGCTGGCTGGTAGATCATTCCATCAGCAAAAAATAATTGAGGCTCTGGAGACTGAGAAAGCATCTCTTGTAAAATCAAATAAGGATATTAAAAGGACTCTTTGGAATTGGAAGCAGCAGCTCTACGCAGAAGCCACGAGCGACGACGCCCTCGTACCACTGCATAGGCTCAAGGCCATCTACGGCGAAACCCCGCATTCTACAGCCG GAGTTGCTGTGAATGAAGATGCAAATTCGGCTAGTCTTAGCAAGTTTGTTGCTTGA